The Deinococcus radiotolerans region GCGCGGCTGTCGTCCTCGCGCGTGGCGAGTTCACGGGTGCGGCCCGGTCCGGCGCTCATCATGAGGGGCCACAGCTGCGCCATGACGGTCAGCGTGAGCACGTTCCAGCCGATCAGGATCCGGGCTTCGGCGGGCCAGGTGGCGGGCGTGGCCAGCCCGATCACGAGGCTGGTGGCTATGCCGATGAGGAGGCGTCGGGCGGCGTGGTGGTGACGCCGTTCGGTGGGGGTCATGCGCGGAGCATACTTCGGGGCACTGTCATCTGACGCTCGTGAAGTGTTCACGTGCAGTGGCTACGGTGGGAAGGATGAAACGAGTCATTCTGACAGTAGCTGGACTGATGCTGGGTGTGGCGGGCGCGGCGACGCCGCCCGTGCAGGTGAACTACCGCGTGTTCAAGTACGCCTGCGCGGGCGGGCAGAACCTCAGCGTGTACTACGTGCAGTTCGGCACGGACCCCATGTTCGCGGTGCTGGAATGGAATGGGCAGAAGTACGGGCTGGCGCAGGCGATCAGCGCCAGCGGCGCTCGGTACGCCAGCCTGAACGGTCCGGCTGGCGCGCGGGGCGGCCTGCAATGGTGGGAGCATCAGGGCACGGCGGAACTCAGTACGTTCGTGGGGAACAGCACCACCACCACGAAGACCCTGCTGACCGGCTGCAAGGCCCCGGCCCGCTGACGAACGTCACTCCGCGTTCGCCTGGGCCAGCAGCGCCTCAATCTCCTTGATGCCGGGCTGCTGCGCCAGGATGCGCTGCGCCACCTCGCGGGTCCGTTCGGCCTGCCCGGTGCGGTTCCAGGCGAGCAGCGCGCCCTGACGGTACCAGTGGTACTGGAGGGGCACACCGATCTGCACGGCGCGGTCGAAGGCCAGCGCGGCGTCCTGGGGCTGCCCCAGCGCCAGCCGCGCCTGCCCCAGGCCCCACCAGTCGAACGCGGTCGCGCCGCCCTTCTGGGTGCGGGCCTGCATCTCGTCGCGCAGGCGCGTCCAGTTGGCGGTCTCATCCCAGTCCCTGCCCAGCAGGCGCCGGACCTCCGCCTCACGGCTGGCGGGGTACGCGAGCAGGTACTCGCCGTTGTAGTAGTTCCACAGCCGCTCGAACTGCGCCTCGGTGTGGGTCAGTTTCGCGCCCAGCAGGGAATCGCTGCTGGTCAGGCCCTGCGCGCTGAAGCCGTACACGGTGCGGAAGTGCGCGGTGTTGTCGCCGTCTTTCAGGCGCTGCTGCACCACGACGGGCAGCCTGGCGGCGATCAGGTCGCGCAGCAGTTCCGGCGTGCCCCCGTACCGGATGACCGTGCGCAGCCCCTGGCGTTCCAGGTACGCGGCGACCTCCTGCGTGCTGACCTCCACGTCGTTCGGGCCGTCTTTCAGCGCGGCGGCCGCCTGCGCCTGCGTGACCTTCTTGCCGTGGTACCCGAGTACGACGGACGCCGTGACCGGCCCGCAGTTGTTCAGGCCCTGGTTGTCGTGCCCCACCCCGCTGAGGATGAGGCGGGCGGGCGCGGCTGTCTGCGCTTCGGACATGCACGCGCCCAGCGCCGGGGTGAGCAGGAGAGACACCAGAGCAATCCGTTTCATGTCAAACAGTGTGACGGGTGGGCGCCCGGCCTGCCTTCAGCCCCATTGAAGCGTCCCTGACGTCATTCTTCACCGCCCTCCGAGAATGCGGCGCCGCATGCAGACACGCCCGGCTAAGCTGCGGCCATGCCCCGGACCGAGCTGGACGCCCTGCTGGATGACGCCCGCCACGCGCACACCAGCGTCCTGTTCATCTCCTGCGGCGGCGAGGTGCTGGCCGACGAGACCATGGACGGTCAGGGCGACCGGCCCATCGCCACCATGAGCGTCACCAAAGCAGTCCTGAGCCTGCTCGTGGGCCGCGCCGTCACCCTGGGTCACCTGCCCGGCGTGGACCTGCCCGTGCATGAGGTATTCCCCGAGTGGCGGCAGGGCCGCAAGCGGGACGTGACGCTGCGTCACCTGATGACCCACACCAGCGGGCTGCAGAACGTCCCGCACGCCGGGCAGGAGGTGTACGCCAGCGAGGACCGGCTGCAACTGGCCCTGTGCGCCGAACTGGACGCCGCGCCCGGCACGCAGTTCTCGTACAACAACAAGGCCATGGCCCTGATCGCCGGGTTGCTGGAACGCGTGACGGGACGCCGCCTGGAGACGTTCGCGCGGGAGGACCTGCTGGGGCCGCTGGGCATCACCGACTGGCACTAGTCCGTGGACGCGCGGGGCCTGCCGAACGGCTTCGCGGACCTGTTCCTGCACGCCCGGGACCTGGGCCGCCTGGGCGTGCTGGCCCTGCGCGACGGCGAAGACCTGATCCGCGCGGACTGGATGCAGCAGAGTACGGGCCCTGCCACGCCCCTGAACGATCAGATGGGCCTGCTGTGGTACTTGCTGCCCGCCTGGACGCGCTACAGCGTGACGCCCGCGCACGTGCAGGCCGCCCGGGACGCCGGGGTGAACGACGCGCAGCTTCAGGCGCTGGAAGCCTGCACGTGCCGCGAAGCCACCCGCGAGGACCTGCTGAACCGACTGAGCCGCGCGGCCCTGGTCCCGCAGGACCTGCCCGCCGGCCTGAACTGGATGACCGTGCACGCCGGGCCGCAGGTGGGTTTCCGGCACGACGGGTTCCGGGGACAGAACCTGATCGTGCACCGAGACGCGGAACTGGTCGCCGTGCGGATGATCAGCTGGGATCACTCGCAGGTTGAAGCCCCCGGCAGCGCCTTCAGCGTCTTCCCGGACCGGGTGCTGGCCCTCGCGCAGGCGTCCCTCTCTCTTCGGTAAGTCTTTTCGCTCTCGGTCTTCACTGGCGGGGGCGCGTACACTCTTCCGGTGACTGTTGCTGCGCCGAACCTGTCGAAACTGCTGCCCGCCGCCCCGCCTGGAAACCTGCTGCTGCTGCCGCAGGTGGCGCGCGCGGCGCTGTTCGCGGCGTTCCCGGGCCCGGCCGTGCTACTGACCACCCCGGACCGCCTGGGCAGCTACGCCACGGCCGGGGTGCTGGGCGCGCCGGTCAGCGTGAACCCGGGCCTGCGCGACTGGGACGCCCGGCACGAGCACGTGGTGCTGGACGTGAACACCGCACTGGACCTGTTCCCGTCCCGCCCGGAAGACCACGCGCTGACCCTGAAGGTGGGCGCCAGCTACCCGCGCGAGGTCCTGCTGGAACGCCTGGAACGCCTGGGCTACGAGCGCGGCGAGGAACCCGGTTTCGAGATTCAGGGCGACACGCTGGAACTGCGCCTCTCGGCCGGGTCGGGTCTGCCCGCCGAGGCCGAGGAGGGCCTGTGGGTCCGGGCAGAGTTCTTCGGGGACGAGCTGGACACCCTGCGCTTCCTGAAGCCCGGCGCGCTGACAGGCGAGAAGGCGCAGAGCTTCACGCTGGAACCCACCGCCGACTACCTGACGGAGGTGAAGTGGGACGCTACCCGCCTGGACCTGGTGCCCGGGCGGGTGTTCCTGGACTCGCCGGAGTTCTACGCGTCCGCGCTGGGTGTCCTGATCGACACCCTCTGGCCGAAACTGGCGGCGCGCGAGGTGACGAGCTTCGGGCGCTCACCCCTCGACCTGCCGGACCTGGACACCGGCCTGACGACCCTCCCGTTCTACCGGGCGCGCCTGAGCGACCTGGAACGCGACGTGAACGAGTGGCGGGACGCGGACTACCGCGTGATGATCCTCGTGCGGCACGACCGCACCGCCGCGTACCTGGCGGACAAGCTGCTGAACACCCACGAGATTCCCTGGCTGAAGATCCCCCGCGTGCCGGAGGGTGGCCTGGGCTTCCTGCGCGCGGCGGGCGAGGGCGGCTTCGTCATTCCCGAACACAGGACCGTCGTCCTGACTGAGGACCTGATCTACGGCTTCCAGGGCGGCAGCGCCCTGCGCGGCAAGCGCCTGAGCGGCAAGCCCGTCACGGACGCGCTGGGCCTGCACGTCGGCGATTACCTGATTCACCCGGAGCACGGCATCGGGCAGTTCGAGGGCCTGGAAACCCGCAAGGTGCTGGGTGTCACCCGCGACTACCTGAACCTCACGTACCGGGGCGGCGCGCGCCTGAGCGTGCCCATCGAGCAGCTGCCCGTCCTGCGCCGCCACCCCGGCACCACCGACGACCCGCCAAGCTTAAGTTCCTTCGACAAGAAGGACTGGGCGAAAGCCAAGGAGAAGGCCCGCAAGAACGCCGAAGAGGTCGCCGCGAAACTCCTCGTGCAGTACGCCGCGCGGCAGGTCACGCCCGGCAACGCCTTCCCCGCGCAGCCCGAATGGGACAGTCAGGTCGAGGCGAACTTCAAGTTTGAAC contains the following coding sequences:
- a CDS encoding MliC family protein — translated: MKRVILTVAGLMLGVAGAATPPVQVNYRVFKYACAGGQNLSVYYVQFGTDPMFAVLEWNGQKYGLAQAISASGARYASLNGPAGARGGLQWWEHQGTAELSTFVGNSTTTTKTLLTGCKAPAR
- a CDS encoding C39 family peptidase, translating into MKRIALVSLLLTPALGACMSEAQTAAPARLILSGVGHDNQGLNNCGPVTASVVLGYHGKKVTQAQAAAALKDGPNDVEVSTQEVAAYLERQGLRTVIRYGGTPELLRDLIAARLPVVVQQRLKDGDNTAHFRTVYGFSAQGLTSSDSLLGAKLTHTEAQFERLWNYYNGEYLLAYPASREAEVRRLLGRDWDETANWTRLRDEMQARTQKGGATAFDWWGLGQARLALGQPQDAALAFDRAVQIGVPLQYHWYRQGALLAWNRTGQAERTREVAQRILAQQPGIKEIEALLAQANAE
- a CDS encoding serine hydrolase domain-containing protein: MPRTELDALLDDARHAHTSVLFISCGGEVLADETMDGQGDRPIATMSVTKAVLSLLVGRAVTLGHLPGVDLPVHEVFPEWRQGRKRDVTLRHLMTHTSGLQNVPHAGQEVYASEDRLQLALCAELDAAPGTQFSYNNKAMALIAGLLERVTGRRLETFAREDLLGPLGITDWH